The following coding sequences are from one Granulicella sp. L56 window:
- the mobF gene encoding MobF family relaxase gives MLNISKPLSASQAQTYHAKEFTAAEQNYWKQGDTIQGEWHGKLAEDFGLSGAVGAEEFARLSEGQHPESGKQLVLHRVVHEYKNAEGNMVSPVEHRAGWDATFSAPKSISLTALVGGDDRVREAHREAVNVALNELERYTQARIGGNSPAETTGKFAAAKFEHDTARPVDGYAAPQLHTHVVVFNMTERDNGRMRALQPHSLFESQQFATAVYQSHLTYKLRSLGYEIEPGKSGAPDIKGYTQDYLDASSPRRQQIEEALSRSGFTGPEAAQIAAHNTRDKKVILSPDQILAAHKQIADEFGNQADRVVSEARERRKEQAQERPEQERRQQIREAVTFARDKSFEREAVVDERALYVDALRRGMGQMTYPEVRASFEARVASGEFKEIADDGPRAGRRFTTAATIKAESEIVQKVQDGQSRAPQIMPIDSAVPLADSHPHFNAAQKRVVEEVLTSRDRIQGLQGRAGSGKTSVLSLIREGAEKNGYAVEGFAPTSRAAKQLRDTGIKADTLQRFLAGGGLQAAGDPANKHLYMVDESSLASTQQMRDFLHKVGPQDKVLLIGDTRQHQGVDAGKPFEQLQEAGMKTAQLDQIMRQKDPALLKAVEHLSNNETAIGVEMLSQQGRITEIVDPQERIAAIAKSYAERPENTLIVSPDNASRRAINQAVRQELQALGFVDSKDHSMRVLAPRNDMTGADRGWASRYEPGDVLHYTRGSKEHDIESRSYARVVSTNPKENLVTVQKQDGQQVTYDPSRLRGIAAYREIEREFALGDKIQFTAPQRDLQVANRDLGIIQSIGGDGKISVRMDGTKDRIVRFDADQMRHFDHGYAVTSHSSQGLTSERVLVNMDTEVHPELVNSRFAYVSVSRASHDAQIFTNDEATLAQRLSRNVTKLSAIELGKSQNPVASVGLDQALPLSKPPAAGLGLAL, from the coding sequence ATGCTGAATATCTCGAAACCGCTCTCCGCAAGCCAGGCACAGACCTACCATGCCAAAGAGTTCACCGCTGCCGAGCAGAACTATTGGAAGCAGGGCGACACCATACAGGGGGAATGGCACGGCAAGCTGGCCGAGGACTTCGGCCTGTCGGGTGCTGTGGGAGCCGAGGAGTTTGCCCGCCTCTCCGAAGGCCAGCACCCGGAGTCCGGCAAGCAATTAGTTCTGCATCGCGTTGTCCATGAGTACAAAAACGCAGAGGGCAACATGGTCTCTCCCGTCGAGCATCGTGCAGGTTGGGACGCTACCTTTTCCGCGCCCAAGTCCATCTCTCTGACGGCACTTGTGGGCGGCGATGACCGGGTGCGCGAGGCGCACCGTGAGGCGGTCAATGTCGCCTTGAATGAACTGGAAAGATACACGCAGGCCCGCATCGGCGGTAATTCTCCCGCCGAGACCACCGGGAAGTTTGCAGCGGCCAAGTTCGAGCATGACACCGCCCGCCCGGTAGACGGCTACGCTGCACCGCAGCTCCATACTCATGTTGTGGTGTTCAATATGACCGAGCGCGATAACGGCAGGATGCGGGCGTTGCAGCCGCACTCGCTGTTTGAAAGCCAGCAGTTTGCTACCGCCGTCTATCAATCTCATCTCACCTACAAGCTGCGCTCTCTCGGTTATGAAATAGAACCCGGCAAGAGCGGCGCACCGGACATAAAAGGCTACACGCAGGATTATCTTGACGCCTCCAGCCCGCGCCGCCAGCAGATCGAAGAGGCTTTATCCCGTAGCGGTTTTACCGGGCCGGAGGCCGCACAGATTGCCGCGCATAACACCCGCGATAAGAAAGTCATCCTGTCTCCCGATCAAATCCTGGCCGCGCACAAACAGATTGCCGATGAGTTCGGCAATCAGGCCGATAGGGTGGTGTCCGAGGCGCGAGAGCGCAGGAAGGAACAGGCGCAGGAGCGACCGGAACAGGAGCGCCGCCAGCAGATACGCGAGGCCGTCACCTTCGCCCGCGATAAGAGCTTCGAGCGTGAGGCGGTCGTGGACGAACGGGCGCTTTATGTCGATGCGTTGCGCCGGGGCATGGGCCAGATGACCTACCCGGAGGTTCGCGCCAGCTTCGAGGCTCGTGTCGCTTCCGGCGAGTTCAAAGAGATTGCAGATGATGGCCCCAGGGCGGGACGCAGGTTCACGACGGCGGCGACCATCAAAGCCGAGAGTGAAATCGTCCAGAAGGTGCAGGACGGGCAGAGCCGCGCACCGCAGATCATGCCGATTGATTCCGCAGTCCCTCTTGCGGATTCTCACCCTCATTTCAATGCCGCCCAAAAGAGGGTTGTTGAGGAGGTTCTTACCTCACGCGATCGGATACAGGGATTGCAGGGGCGGGCAGGCAGTGGCAAAACTTCCGTGCTTTCTCTCATACGCGAAGGAGCCGAAAAGAATGGCTACGCCGTGGAAGGTTTTGCACCGACTTCGCGTGCCGCGAAGCAGCTCCGAGATACTGGAATCAAGGCGGACACGTTGCAACGCTTCCTGGCAGGCGGCGGCCTGCAGGCCGCCGGCGATCCTGCGAACAAGCATCTCTATATGGTCGATGAATCCTCGCTGGCATCGACGCAGCAGATGCGCGACTTTCTTCATAAGGTTGGTCCGCAGGACAAGGTTTTGTTGATTGGCGACACCCGCCAGCATCAGGGCGTCGATGCCGGAAAGCCTTTCGAGCAGCTACAGGAAGCGGGCATGAAGACCGCGCAGCTTGACCAGATCATGCGCCAGAAAGATCCCGCGCTACTCAAAGCCGTTGAGCACCTGTCCAACAATGAGACGGCCATCGGCGTCGAGATGCTTTCGCAGCAGGGACGAATTACAGAGATTGTTGACCCGCAGGAGCGCATCGCGGCTATCGCAAAGAGCTATGCCGAACGTCCCGAAAACACGCTCATCGTGTCGCCGGATAACGCTTCGCGCCGCGCCATCAATCAGGCCGTGCGGCAGGAGTTGCAGGCGCTTGGCTTCGTGGACTCGAAAGACCATTCCATGCGCGTGCTCGCGCCGCGCAATGATATGACAGGCGCGGACAGAGGGTGGGCCAGTCGTTATGAGCCCGGAGATGTCCTGCATTACACCCGTGGCAGCAAAGAGCATGACATCGAGAGTCGAAGCTACGCTCGCGTCGTCAGCACAAACCCGAAAGAGAATCTTGTCACCGTACAGAAGCAGGACGGCCAGCAAGTCACCTATGACCCATCGCGGCTGCGCGGCATCGCAGCCTACCGCGAGATCGAGCGCGAGTTTGCTTTAGGAGACAAAATACAATTTACAGCTCCGCAAAGGGATTTGCAGGTAGCCAATCGTGATCTCGGCATCATCCAGAGCATCGGGGGTGACGGAAAGATCAGCGTTCGCATGGATGGCACGAAAGACAGAATCGTGCGCTTCGATGCCGACCAGATGCGGCACTTCGATCATGGCTATGCCGTGACCTCGCACAGCTCTCAGGGTCTCACGTCGGAGCGCGTGCTGGTGAACATGGACACGGAAGTTCACCCGGAACTCGTCAACAGCCGCTTTGCCTATGTCTCCGTCTCACGGGCTTCGCATGATGCACAGATTTTCACGAACGACGAAGCCACGCTCGCCCAACGCCTAAGCCGGAATGTAACAAAGTTATCAGCGATTGAGTTAGGCAAGAGTCAGAATCCGGTAGCAAGTGTCGGCCTGGACCAGGCCCTGCCTTTGAGTAAGCCACCCGCCGCTGGCCTTGGATTAGCTCTCTGA
- a CDS encoding TrbI/VirB10 family protein codes for MPETNQNVPATVPEQPESKPPLRKSMPVVIALVVILGLIGIANLSSLLSGNKKNAPASAMPMRPAAPNAQQVNSFESQQQLQAQRDAEARQHQQELNAALQQLQQTEGAPGPEAPGAPPMTAAQRSAIYGDNPNAPAHTSEMSQAQAEAKQKQLAKEKQQQDAIDSDTVAIDFERTSPAVMPVAAQGTAATAAGGAASSKPVTTAAKADAQKNPLAGYDFDTYDGPLYRVFEGTVLEGVVTNHIDGGFSGPIMVSLTTDLYSHDHQQLLLPQGTRLLGDVQSVGNAQQRKMFVTFHRAICPDGFSLEFSKYIGLDQIGTTGLATKVDHGYLQAFAAAAAIGGLGGLAQIGNGGSVLDPSVQIRNGISEQSAVEGEQVLNHFLNRLPIITLKEGSRARVYIGTDLLIPAYAEHRVDPTL; via the coding sequence ATGCCGGAAACAAACCAGAACGTCCCTGCTACCGTGCCGGAACAGCCGGAGTCAAAGCCGCCGCTCAGGAAGAGTATGCCGGTAGTGATTGCCCTGGTGGTCATCCTCGGACTTATCGGCATCGCCAACCTCTCCAGCCTGTTGAGCGGCAACAAGAAGAACGCTCCGGCCAGCGCTATGCCGATGCGTCCGGCTGCGCCCAACGCGCAACAGGTGAACAGCTTCGAGTCGCAGCAGCAGTTGCAGGCGCAACGGGATGCCGAGGCACGCCAGCATCAGCAAGAACTCAATGCCGCGCTCCAGCAGCTTCAGCAAACCGAGGGTGCTCCCGGCCCGGAGGCCCCAGGAGCACCACCGATGACCGCCGCGCAGCGTTCAGCGATCTACGGCGACAATCCGAACGCACCCGCGCATACCTCCGAGATGTCGCAAGCCCAGGCCGAGGCCAAGCAGAAACAACTTGCGAAAGAAAAGCAGCAGCAGGACGCCATCGACAGCGACACCGTAGCGATTGATTTTGAGCGCACCAGTCCGGCAGTCATGCCAGTGGCCGCGCAGGGGACGGCTGCTACCGCAGCCGGCGGCGCGGCTTCATCCAAACCAGTCACTACGGCGGCAAAGGCTGATGCTCAAAAGAACCCTCTGGCCGGATACGACTTCGATACCTACGATGGCCCTCTCTATCGCGTCTTCGAGGGAACGGTACTGGAAGGTGTCGTGACCAACCATATCGACGGCGGATTTAGCGGCCCGATCATGGTTTCGCTGACGACCGATCTGTACTCCCACGACCATCAACAGCTTCTCTTGCCGCAAGGGACGCGGTTGCTAGGGGACGTGCAGAGTGTGGGCAACGCCCAACAGAGAAAGATGTTCGTCACCTTCCATCGCGCTATCTGCCCCGATGGATTCTCTCTGGAGTTTTCCAAGTACATCGGCCTTGACCAGATTGGAACTACCGGCCTTGCCACCAAAGTAGACCACGGATATTTGCAGGCGTTCGCCGCCGCCGCCGCTATCGGTGGCCTTGGCGGTCTCGCACAGATCGGAAATGGCGGCAGTGTTCTTGATCCTTCCGTGCAGATTCGCAACGGCATCTCCGAACAGTCCGCCGTAGAGGGTGAACAGGTGCTCAACCACTTCCTGAATCGCCTGCCCATCATCACGCTCAAGGAAGGCTCGCGTGCCCGCGTGTACATCGGCACCGACCTGTTGATTCCGGCCTATGCGGAGCATCGCGTCGATCCCACGTTGTAG
- a CDS encoding CpaF family protein, whose amino-acid sequence MSFELILPFFPEELRALLLDPSISDLMINGTTGVYADRGGVVEHIALSTPYSNDRLQAAIERVARLLGQDLTSQNPILNTRLPDGSRVAVVGSPSSINGPTFTVRKFNRWFTSEELIASGSLPEQIRDAVVGFIAERKNGIISGGTGSGKTTLMKALLDHVPLNERLIVIEQPAELKITHPNAVRWETVEAIPGQVAVTPSQLVAAALRHRPDRIIMGEIRDECGYDLLQAMNTGHGGTLSTIHAKSAWDALNRLSDLALSARPNLNHSFIRSETAEAIDFVLYCERDHAGRRRVRELIAVKGYSHADQSFETEDIYRASSAATAA is encoded by the coding sequence GTGAGCTTCGAGCTGATATTGCCGTTCTTCCCCGAGGAATTGCGGGCGCTCTTGCTCGATCCGTCGATCTCTGACCTGATGATTAACGGAACCACCGGCGTCTACGCTGATCGTGGCGGAGTGGTCGAGCATATTGCGCTTTCTACGCCGTACAGCAACGACCGCTTGCAGGCGGCGATTGAGCGTGTCGCCCGCCTGCTTGGACAAGACCTTACCAGCCAGAATCCCATCCTGAATACCCGTCTGCCGGACGGCTCCCGCGTTGCTGTCGTCGGCTCGCCATCTTCGATCAATGGCCCGACGTTCACCGTGCGGAAATTTAATCGCTGGTTCACGTCCGAGGAGCTGATTGCGTCGGGAAGCCTACCGGAGCAGATTCGGGATGCGGTTGTGGGCTTTATCGCAGAGAGGAAGAACGGCATTATCAGCGGCGGAACGGGTAGCGGGAAGACAACCCTGATGAAAGCCTTGCTGGATCATGTGCCGCTCAATGAACGGCTCATCGTGATCGAGCAGCCCGCCGAGCTAAAGATAACCCATCCCAATGCCGTTCGGTGGGAGACCGTCGAGGCCATCCCCGGCCAGGTTGCCGTGACGCCAAGCCAACTTGTGGCCGCTGCGCTGCGCCATCGTCCAGACCGCATCATCATGGGCGAAATACGCGATGAATGCGGGTACGACCTCTTGCAAGCGATGAATACAGGACACGGTGGAACGCTCTCGACCATTCACGCAAAGAGTGCTTGGGACGCCCTCAACCGGCTATCGGATCTCGCCTTGAGTGCGAGGCCCAATCTTAACCACTCTTTCATTCGTTCGGAGACGGCGGAAGCCATCGACTTTGTGCTGTATTGCGAGCGCGATCATGCGGGCCGACGCCGGGTGCGCGAGCTTATTGCCGTGAAGGGGTATAGCCATGCAGACCAGTCCTTCGAGACGGAGGATATCTACCGCGCGTCCTCTGCGGCAACGGCGGCATGA
- a CDS encoding VirB8/TrbF family protein — protein MSTHTVVNDQPILTPEQALLTDQIGNEVYASHYAERKAYRFILACGTVLLCGSMWLNFSLARRPLVNRYIRIDEMGRAQAIQYSDLNYSPREGEIRTYLTDWANYRYTISRDTIAKKYPLNYYFLSGNLASQLMTEDNQNHLVSQVIGGQIEQSDVEVKDVTITAMSQETVQGAVMARGTALLALDKLYSPSHSREPRTEHWMLSITYYLNPKQVSDQAKIYPQYEFINPLGLTITEFHENRVSVDPVAPGAPAASPAGISVPTAGATR, from the coding sequence ATGTCCACGCACACAGTAGTCAATGACCAGCCGATATTGACGCCGGAACAGGCATTGCTCACGGATCAGATTGGCAACGAGGTCTATGCGTCGCATTACGCCGAGCGCAAAGCCTACCGCTTCATCCTCGCTTGTGGCACTGTTTTGCTGTGCGGCTCCATGTGGCTCAATTTCTCTCTTGCCCGCCGCCCGCTCGTCAATCGCTACATTCGTATTGATGAGATGGGCCGTGCTCAGGCCATCCAATACAGCGATTTGAACTACAGTCCACGCGAGGGCGAGATTCGCACCTACCTCACGGATTGGGCGAACTACCGCTACACAATCAGTCGCGACACCATCGCCAAGAAGTACCCGCTCAACTACTACTTTCTTTCTGGCAATCTCGCCTCGCAGTTGATGACGGAAGACAACCAGAACCACCTTGTCTCACAGGTCATCGGCGGGCAGATTGAGCAAAGCGACGTGGAGGTGAAGGATGTCACCATCACCGCCATGTCTCAGGAGACGGTACAGGGCGCAGTCATGGCCCGTGGCACGGCGCTCCTTGCCCTGGACAAGCTCTACTCCCCAAGCCATTCGAGGGAGCCGAGAACGGAGCATTGGATGCTCAGTATCACCTACTACCTCAATCCCAAACAGGTCAGCGATCAGGCCAAAATCTACCCGCAATATGAGTTCATCAATCCACTCGGTTTGACCATTACAGAGTTCCATGAAAACCGCGTCTCAGTCGATCCCGTTGCACCCGGCGCTCCCGCTGCTAGTCCAGCGGGAATCTCTGTGCCAACGGCGGGAGCAACGCGGTGA
- a CDS encoding single-stranded DNA-binding protein: MYLNKVILMGFLGGDAVVRTGKNNKQFTTLSLATKESRKDKETGKYNERTEWHNLIVFGKLAEFAAKLKKGAHIQIEGKIQHSEYKGVKTDTILVTSILKLDRAERVATDDEFDETFDEDVAA; encoded by the coding sequence ATGTACCTGAACAAAGTAATCCTCATGGGCTTCCTCGGCGGCGACGCAGTTGTTCGCACCGGAAAAAATAACAAGCAGTTCACCACGCTCTCCCTTGCCACCAAGGAGTCCCGCAAGGACAAAGAGACCGGCAAGTACAACGAGCGCACCGAATGGCACAACCTCATCGTCTTCGGCAAGCTGGCCGAGTTCGCAGCCAAGCTCAAGAAGGGCGCTCACATCCAGATCGAGGGCAAGATTCAGCACTCCGAATACAAGGGTGTGAAGACCGACACGATCCTGGTGACTTCCATCCTCAAGCTCGACCGCGCAGAGCGGGTTGCCACCGACGATGAGTTCGATGAAACCTTCGACGAGGACGTGGCCGCATAG
- a CDS encoding TrbG/VirB9 family P-type conjugative transfer protein, whose product MRLPIIIFITCGLAFTTTAALASGPGTPDAKHLQPNAPRIITVSEADTPPVVRAGLLQSTLILLPDQEKVANVFAGDTVDWVFDGGHVASRFISIKPKLANSTTDVHIVSDHGNEYTLQLREVSGDDDPHFDSKIFIAPGDKAAKDRLAELPVFVPAAELDKVKQEAAAAQAAQAATLKTEKSQEEAYRSQYPGSLHFDYTWDKSKGKELGLQAIWRDDKFTYLRGQFQETPALYEVKDKKPSLINFDFSNGLYTVPKELDNGYLAIGKQKVEFHRAEEAR is encoded by the coding sequence ATGAGACTACCCATAATCATCTTCATCACCTGTGGACTTGCCTTTACTACCACCGCCGCCCTTGCCTCTGGCCCCGGTACTCCCGACGCAAAGCATCTCCAGCCCAATGCGCCACGCATTATCACCGTGTCCGAGGCAGACACGCCGCCTGTGGTCCGCGCCGGTTTGTTGCAATCGACGCTCATCCTGCTTCCAGACCAGGAGAAGGTTGCGAATGTCTTTGCCGGTGATACCGTGGATTGGGTCTTCGATGGCGGCCATGTCGCCAGCCGCTTCATCAGCATCAAGCCCAAACTGGCGAACAGCACAACGGACGTGCATATCGTCTCCGATCACGGCAACGAGTACACCTTACAGTTGCGCGAAGTCTCCGGCGACGACGATCCCCACTTCGATTCCAAAATCTTCATCGCCCCCGGCGACAAGGCCGCGAAAGATCGGCTGGCCGAGCTGCCCGTCTTCGTGCCCGCCGCCGAGCTGGACAAGGTGAAGCAGGAAGCGGCGGCAGCGCAGGCCGCGCAGGCCGCGACGCTGAAGACCGAGAAGTCGCAGGAAGAGGCATATCGCAGCCAGTATCCCGGCTCGCTGCACTTTGACTACACCTGGGATAAGTCGAAGGGCAAAGAGCTTGGGTTGCAGGCGATATGGCGCGATGACAAGTTCACGTATCTGCGCGGGCAATTCCAAGAGACGCCTGCCCTGTACGAAGTGAAGGATAAGAAACCTTCGCTCATCAATTTCGATTTCTCGAATGGTCTCTATACCGTCCCGAAGGAGCTTGATAACGGCTACCTCGCTATTGGCAAACAGAAGGTGGAGTTTCACCGTGCCGAGGAAGCGAGGTAG
- a CDS encoding type IV secretion system DNA-binding domain-containing protein encodes MAKATWGRKETIIWPQNRPIYTYGAIIAAIILTLLFLYGRLRFIGMPLQRFYTPVYVRTSIFGSLSRTHRSQYRMLFLTGRGVKPSPAMNDDVVRGKTVEPGGRIIPLALSSAALQHGEDLLFRGPVRSYVDARLCDYLKVSIYKGNDLSAILKAPLLCGAGLFLVLLPFAVIKDVKRQKSLKYGRRLKGPERLTPQEFNRTVKGNGIGFKSDGMKEMIRIPAKAEAQHMQIIGDTGAGKSAMLFQVLRQVRGREDSAIVYDPAREFVKRFYDPTRGDVILNPLDKRCPYWGPAEELRSRSEAKALAASLFQPPQDRKGEFFIESPQKIFAFLMAYGPTPDDLVQWMSNPDEIDRRLKGTEHAHLIDPRAHQQRAGVLGSLGLVADSLRLLPKREEGNGAWTATEWAEKRQGWVFITSLPAEREALRPLQSLWIDWLVLRLLNEPTKDQKRVWFVIDELASLQKLPQLHTAITEGRKGRNPVVLGFQGKAQLEYLYGHLAEVMLSQPATSVWLTTKEPNAGEWVSKFIGKVEIERLRETHFDGTRAGHNFTLERQVEPLVLESEISGLPDLHAFMKYQNYVTFFSFPYFDMPEVAKPFELRERTDDKLPYDPKAVRGGRPEAELKQEPEASAPAPEPNEPATSEVLEPELSTAPDAHEEQNVITHG; translated from the coding sequence ATGGCAAAGGCTACATGGGGTCGCAAAGAAACAATCATCTGGCCGCAGAACCGGCCCATCTATACCTATGGCGCGATCATTGCCGCCATCATTCTTACGCTCCTGTTCTTGTATGGCCGACTTCGGTTCATCGGTATGCCCTTGCAGCGGTTCTACACGCCGGTTTATGTGCGTACTTCGATATTCGGGTCGCTCAGTCGCACGCACCGCAGCCAGTACCGGATGCTTTTTCTGACGGGACGCGGCGTTAAGCCGAGTCCTGCCATGAATGATGATGTAGTGCGTGGTAAGACCGTGGAGCCGGGAGGCCGAATCATCCCTCTGGCGCTTTCCTCCGCTGCGCTCCAGCATGGGGAGGACTTGCTCTTTCGCGGCCCGGTGCGGAGCTACGTGGACGCCCGGTTGTGCGACTACCTCAAGGTATCCATCTATAAGGGTAACGATCTGTCCGCGATCTTAAAAGCTCCGCTACTTTGTGGCGCGGGACTCTTTCTGGTACTCCTGCCGTTCGCCGTCATCAAGGACGTGAAGCGCCAGAAATCACTCAAGTACGGACGGCGGCTGAAAGGTCCGGAACGGCTTACGCCGCAAGAGTTCAATCGCACGGTCAAAGGGAATGGCATCGGCTTCAAAAGCGATGGCATGAAAGAGATGATTCGGATTCCGGCGAAGGCCGAAGCACAGCACATGCAGATCATTGGGGATACCGGGGCCGGTAAGTCCGCGATGCTTTTTCAGGTGCTCCGGCAGGTGCGAGGCCGGGAAGATTCGGCCATCGTGTATGACCCGGCACGCGAGTTCGTGAAGCGATTTTACGACCCTACACGCGGTGATGTGATCCTCAATCCGCTAGACAAACGTTGCCCGTATTGGGGACCAGCCGAGGAGCTGCGCAGCCGCTCCGAAGCAAAGGCCCTGGCTGCGTCTCTCTTCCAGCCGCCGCAAGATCGCAAGGGCGAGTTTTTTATCGAATCGCCGCAGAAAATCTTTGCCTTTCTGATGGCCTATGGGCCGACGCCCGACGACCTGGTGCAGTGGATGTCGAACCCGGACGAGATCGACCGCCGACTGAAAGGCACCGAGCACGCACACCTGATCGACCCACGAGCACACCAGCAGCGGGCCGGGGTTCTTGGCTCGCTTGGATTGGTCGCGGATAGCCTGCGTTTGCTTCCCAAGAGAGAGGAAGGCAATGGCGCATGGACGGCAACGGAATGGGCTGAGAAGCGGCAGGGTTGGGTCTTCATTACCTCTCTGCCAGCCGAGCGCGAAGCCCTCCGGCCTTTGCAGAGTTTGTGGATTGACTGGCTGGTGTTGCGGCTGCTGAATGAGCCGACGAAAGACCAGAAGCGTGTCTGGTTTGTGATTGACGAGCTGGCGAGCTTGCAGAAGTTGCCGCAGCTTCATACGGCGATCACCGAGGGAAGGAAGGGACGGAATCCCGTAGTGCTTGGCTTCCAAGGGAAGGCGCAGCTTGAATACCTGTATGGGCATCTGGCGGAGGTGATGCTGTCCCAGCCCGCGACCAGCGTTTGGCTCACGACGAAGGAGCCGAACGCGGGTGAATGGGTGAGCAAATTCATCGGCAAGGTTGAGATTGAGCGGCTGCGCGAGACGCACTTTGATGGAACACGCGCGGGGCACAACTTCACCCTCGAAAGGCAGGTTGAGCCGCTGGTATTGGAGTCGGAAATCTCCGGCCTCCCCGATCTTCACGCCTTTATGAAATATCAGAATTATGTGACCTTCTTTTCGTTTCCATACTTCGATATGCCGGAGGTCGCCAAGCCGTTCGAGCTGCGCGAACGCACGGACGACAAGCTGCCTTACGATCCCAAAGCCGTGCGCGGCGGCAGGCCGGAGGCGGAACTGAAGCAGGAGCCGGAAGCCTCAGCTCCGGCCCCCGAACCCAATGAGCCTGCAACCTCAGAGGTGTTAGAGCCGGAGCTCTCTACCGCCCCCGATGCCCATGAAGAACAGAATGTGATTACTCACGGTTGA
- a CDS encoding RepB family DNA primase has protein sequence MSQIAASFLRRCFAPEETIAILLRRQDAAAPMQRVVQLEGALETRYMAWLSYENQHGRNNIYVAANPLRPGSRKRTKECIASVRHLYIDIDTDGDARLAVLRASQLVPPPTSILSTSPGKYQVLWRVEGFDFPQQEQMLKLLAIGFGADIACTDCNRVLRVPGFLNRKYDPAFKVMVEYPDDSIWTPDDFQLDAGTADAMLFTATSTPRKPPSKHSNSESDWAWVSDQLAHGKDAVKLTRELASRRSDKPNPLYYAQRTVDVASARLWFIEGIRFDDVIIMLESRRRFELPAALCSARAREIAATAERMIARRKTV, from the coding sequence ATGAGCCAGATCGCCGCCAGCTTCCTCAGACGTTGTTTTGCCCCGGAAGAGACCATTGCGATCCTGCTTCGCAGGCAGGATGCCGCAGCTCCCATGCAAAGAGTCGTGCAATTGGAGGGCGCGTTGGAAACACGGTATATGGCTTGGCTCTCCTATGAGAACCAACATGGCCGCAACAACATCTATGTCGCTGCCAATCCGCTTCGTCCTGGCAGCCGGAAACGTACCAAAGAGTGCATCGCTTCCGTGCGCCATCTATATATAGACATCGACACCGATGGAGATGCCCGGCTCGCCGTGCTGCGGGCATCGCAACTCGTGCCGCCCCCGACTTCGATTCTCTCAACATCCCCCGGCAAGTATCAGGTGCTTTGGCGAGTGGAAGGATTCGACTTTCCGCAGCAGGAACAGATGCTTAAGCTCCTCGCTATCGGCTTCGGCGCGGACATCGCTTGCACTGACTGCAACCGTGTCCTGCGTGTCCCCGGTTTCTTGAATCGGAAGTATGACCCAGCCTTCAAAGTAATGGTCGAATACCCCGATGATTCCATCTGGACTCCCGATGACTTTCAGCTTGACGCTGGCACGGCCGATGCCATGCTCTTCACTGCTACTTCGACGCCGCGTAAACCGCCATCGAAGCACAGCAATTCGGAGAGCGATTGGGCATGGGTTTCCGATCAGCTTGCTCACGGCAAAGATGCCGTCAAACTGACGCGAGAGCTGGCTTCGCGGCGCTCTGATAAGCCCAATCCTCTCTATTACGCGCAGCGCACCGTCGATGTCGCTTCGGCTCGCCTGTGGTTCATCGAAGGCATCCGCTTCGATGACGTAATCATCATGCTTGAATCACGCCGCCGCTTCGAGCTTCCCGCCGCACTTTGCTCCGCTCGTGCGCGGGAGATTGCGGCGACGGCAGAACGCATGATTGCCCGCAGAAAGACCGTCTGA